From Sceloporus undulatus isolate JIND9_A2432 ecotype Alabama chromosome 6, SceUnd_v1.1, whole genome shotgun sequence, one genomic window encodes:
- the LOC121933680 gene encoding olfactory receptor 6B1-like, whose translation MELENQTRVQEFILLGFPTIMEFQILLFVIFFTVYILTLLENIVIIALIRMNKQLHKPMYFFLSHLSFLETWYISVTVPKLLVNFLAKNKNISYERCMTQLYFFISLVCAECVLLAVMAYDRYVAICNPLRYPIIMTARFCLQLAVGSWLTGFSISMLKVFYISRLSFCGPNVINHFFCDISPLLNLSCTDRTVAEMVDFVFALLILIIPLSVTIGSYAYIIGTILHIPTAQGKRKAFSTCASHLTVVIIFFSATLFMYARPRRIHSFNLNKLVSVVYTIVTPMLNPCIYCLRNQDVKEALKKVFCRMWNNTTVTSSDH comes from the coding sequence ATGGAACTAGAAAACCAGACTAGAGTCCAGGAGTTTATTCTCCTCGGTTTCCCCACTATCATGGAATTTCAGATACTGCTGTTTGTAATATTCTTTACTGTCTACATCCTCACCCTGCTGGAGAACATTGTGATCATTGCATTGATAAGGATGAACAAACAACTTCATAAACCCATGTACTTTTTCCTTAGTCACCTGTCTTTCCTGGAGACTTGGTACATTTCTGTTACTGTTCCTAAGCTCCTGGTTAATTTCCTagcaaagaacaaaaatatttcctATGAAAGATGCATGACCCAGCTGTACTTTTTCATATCTCTAGTCTGTGCTGAGTGTGTCCTCTTGGCTGTTATGGCTTATGATCGCTATGTAGCTATCTGCAACCCCCTGCGCTACCCAATCATAATGACTGCTCGGTTTTGCTTACAGCTCGCTGTCGGGTCTTGGCTTACTGGTTTCTCCATTTCTATGCTTAAAGTCTTTTACATTTCCCGGTTGAGTTTCTGTGGACCAAACGTCATCAACCATTTCTTCTGTGATATCTCACCTTTGCTCAACCTCTCCTGCACAGACCGCACAGTGGCTGAGATGGTGGACTTTGTGTTTGCTCTCCTTATCCTCATAATTCCACTGTCTGTCACCATTGGGTCCTATGCATACATAATAGGAACCATTTTACATATCCCCACAGCCCAAGGAAAAAGGAAAGCCTTTTCCACTTGTGCTTCACACCTCACTGTGGTTATTATCTTCTTCTCAGCTACCCTCTTCATGTACGCTCGACCAAGGAGAATCCATTCTTTTAATCTCAATAAGCTTGTTTCAGTTGTGTACACCATTGTTACTCCCATGTTAAATCCCTGTATTTACTGTCTAAGGAATCAAGATGTCAAGGAAGCCCTGAAAAAGGTTTTTTGTAGAATGTGGAATAATACTACAGTTACCTCTAGTGACCATTAA